GCTGCGCGGCGGCCAGCGCAGCCGCCCCATCGCCGACATCGTGAAGGAGGCGCAGCACCTGGCCTCGCTGGGCGCGGTGGAGCTGAACCTCATTGCGCAGGACCTCACCGCCTACGGCTACGACCAGCCCGGCCGGCCCAAGCTGCACGAGCTGCTCAAGACGCTCTGCGACGAGGTCGACGTCCGCTGGATCCGGCTGCACTACGCGTACCCGCGCGACTTCCCCGATGCGCTGATCGACGTCATCGCCAACGAGCCGAAGATCGCCAAGTACATCGACATGCCCATCCAGCACGCGAGCGACAAGCTCCTGCGCTCGATGAAGCGTGGCCGCGACTCGCGCTTCTTGAAGCTGCTCCTCTCCAAGCTGCGCGCGCGCATTCCCAATCTGGTGATGCGCACCTCGTTCATCGTGGGCATGCCCGGCGAGACCGAGGAGGACTTCCAGCAGCTCATGCAGTTCGTGAAGGAGCAGCGCTTCGAGCGCGTGGGCGTGTTCGAGTACTCGCAGGAAGAGGGCACGGCCGCCGGCGAGATGGAAGGCCAGCTCGACGCGCGCATCAAGAGCAAGCGCCGCCGCGAGCTGATGGCGCTGCAGCGCAAGATCAACCGCGAGCAGAACAAGGCGATGATCGGCCGGCGCATCCCGGTGCTCGTGGAGGGCTCGAGCCCGGAGACGGAGCATTTGCTCGTGGGCCGCTACGAAGGCCAGGCGCCCGACGTCGACGGCATCACCTACATCAACGACGGCATGGGCTACCCGGGCGAGATCGTCACGGTCGAGGTCACCCAGACCGCCGACTACGACCTGGTGGGCAAGATCGTCGAGCGCGGCGAGCCGGTGAAGCACAAGGCTCGCTCGGTGAAGCTGCCGCTGGTGACGCAGGGCTGGAGCGCGCCGCAGGGCAGCTAGTCGATATATCGAGATAGAGCGTTACCTCTGCAGCGGCGACCCCGGGCCCTCCGGCGACGGGTGACAGGCCTTCTGCCACACCTGCAGGAACCGCTGGCAGCGCTGGGGATCCACGCCCGCGTGCGCGTTGCATTGCGCGAGGCGCCACGAGGCGGTCTTGAGGATCTCGCCCTCGAGCGGGACGTCGTTGCAGAAGCCCGGCGTGGGCGCGGCGGCCTGCAGGCAGCCGGTGGCCCAGAGGTTGTTCTTCACCTCGTCGCCGAAGCTGGAGATGCCGGTGAGGCGGTGCAGGCCTTCGTCGATGCAGCCCTGTGCGGTCTGGTTCGTGCCGTAGGCCGCGCCTGCGGACATGGCCTCCTTGCCCGCGGAGATGAGCTCGTCCTTGTGCGAGCGCACGTAGAGGAAGATGCCGCCAATCAGCAGCAGGAAGAGCGCGATTCCCGCGGCGACCACGCCGAGGGTGACCTTGAGCCAGGTGGGCATCTAGCCGTGAACCACTTTCCCGAGCGCGCGAAGCTCCTCGAGCTCGGCGTCGGAGAGCGGGCCCTTCTCCAGCGCAGCCAGGTTCTCGTCGAACTGGGCGGTGTTCTTCGGGCCGTTGAGCACGATGTCCACGTGCGGGTTCGATAGGCAGAAGCGGTAGCAATCGCCGGCGGTGGGCACGTTGCCCTTCCAGCCGCTCGGTCGCTTGAGCAGCTTGCGCCAGTCCGTCGCGGTGTAGGCCACGATTGCGGGCTGGCGCTTGGAGAGGTGCGGGAAGATGTCGCGCTCGGCGCCGGGGTGGGCGGCGTTGTAGCGGATCATGAAGAGATCGAGCGGCGAGTCGAGGGCCAGCCTGCCCGCGCGCTCACGGTCGTGGATCGACACGCCCAGCACCCGCACCTTGCCGCTCTCCTTCAAGTGCACGAGCTCGCGCTCGGTGGCCGCGGTCCAGGCGCTGGTCTTGCCCAGCCAGAAGAGCTGGAAGACGTCGAGGTAGTCGGTCTTGAGGATCTTCAGCGCCTTCTCGGCCCGAGCGCGCACCGAGCCGCCGGTGAAGCCGAGCGTGGGCCCGGTGGCGATGACCAGCTTCTCGCGATCGCCGGGCTTGAGCGACTTGAGCACCTGGGTGATCGCTCGCGCGAAGGGATTCCAGAACACGTACTGCACGCCCGCGTCGAAGGCCTTGCGGACGCCGGCCTCGGGGATGCCGTAGCTCGCGGCCAGGCCCAGGCGGTGCACCCGGCGATCGAGCGCACGAACGTACTTGTGGGTGAAGGAATCGGCCTCGACGGCGGCGGCGGTCATGCGCTCTCCCCGGTTGCCGGGGCGATGGTAACCGAGCCCCCGCCGCCGCGCTCGCGCGCGTGGCCGGCCGTCAAGACATATCTGAATCGCGCAGGCCCCAGGCCCGGAAGTGCTCCTGCAGCCGGTTCCAGGCGCGCTCCAGCCGGGCGGCGGCGTGCTCGAGCCGCTCCCGCTCCACCGGAGACAGCTCCGGGTTGCGGGCCACCACCTCCACGAGCGACCGGGCGGCGCTGAGCTCGTTGCCCAGCGCGAGGTGCAGGTCGGTGAGGTCGTCGTGCAGGTCCATGGGGATGCGAGGATCAATACCAGGAAATCGGTAATCCGCGTCAATGACAAATGCCAGGTGTGGCTGCCTGGACGTGGCCGGAGTAGAAGGCCGGCTCTCGCAGCGGGAGGGCCTGATGGCGCGGGTGCTGATCCTGGGAGCGAACTCGGCGATCGCCGCGGAGGTGGCGCGGCTCTGCGCCGCGCGCGGTGACGGCCTCTACCTCGTGGGCCGCGACGCCGAGAAGCTCGCAGCCCTCCGCGCGGAGCTGTCCCCGTCGATGCTCGGCGTCGAGGCCGCAGATCTCGCCGACACCCAAAACAACGCGGGCGTGATCGACCGCGCGCTCTTCGCCATGGGCGGCGTGGACCTGGCGCTGGTGGCCCACGGGCTGCTCGGCGACCAGGAGAAGAGCGAGCACGAATGGGCCGAGGCCGAGCGGGTGCTGACCACGAACTACCTGAGCGCGGTGTCGCTGCTCATCCCGCTGGCCAACGCGCTCGAGGCGCAGCAGAGCGGCGTGCTGGCGGTGATCACCTCCGTCGCCGGCGATCGCGGGCGGCCGCGCAACTACACCTACGGCTCGGCCAAGGGCGCGTTGAACATCTACCTCCAGGGCGTGCGCTCGCGCCTGTATCGCGCGGGCGCGCGCGTGTACGCGATTCGCCTGGGCCCGGTGGAGACGCCCATGACCGCCACGCACCCCAAGAACGCGCTCTTCGCCCAGCCGCGGCCCATCGCCGAGCAGCTCTTGCGTGCGGTCGAGGGCCGCCGCGAGGACCTCTACCTGCCCTGGTTCTGGCGGCCGATCATGGCCGTGGTGCGCAACCTGCCCGAGCCCCTCTTCCAGCGCATCGGCTTCCTCTCAGGTCGTTAACCGATTCGTTAACGCCTACTGTGGCACCGAGGGCGGCATGCCCTCCGCCGACTCCAGCTCCTTGGCGATGCGCAGGGCCTCGTCGAGGTCCATCACCTTGAGGAAGTAAACGCTGCCCGGCTCCTGGAGCAGGCCGTTGGACAGCGGCCCCAGGTTGAGCGGCGCGAAGCCGCAGTCGCGCACCAGCTTGTCGACGACGGACGCGGCGCCCTGGCTGTCGGTGGAGAACACCACCGCCACCGGCGCCTGGCTGTGGGCGCGGCCGCGCAGCTCGTCGGCGCGGATGGTGTTGAAGGCCTTCACCACCGCGAGCTTGGGGACGAGCTGCGCCACCTGCTCGCTCGTGGAGTGGACGCCCTCCGGGACGTAGCCGCCCCACTGGTTGGTGCAGTCCACGAGGACGCCTCGCGCGTCGTGCAGGCGCTGGAGCACCGGGCCCACCACGCTGTGCGGCACGGTGAGGAAGAACACCTCGCCAAAGTCGGCCGCGTCTTCCAGGCTGCCCATGCGCGCGCCGATGGCGTCCGCGAGGTTGAAGGCAGCGTCGGCGTCGCGGTAGGCGCTGAGCATCACCTCGTGGCCGGCGTCGACGAGCAGGCCGGCGAGCGCGCTGCCGATGCGCCCGGGGCCGAGGATCACGATTCGCATGGACACTTCCTCCTGCGCGCGCGGCGCATGCGCCTTCAAGCTGCGTGAGCCCGTGCGCGGCGGCGAGGGACGATCGCCCGAGCAGGCGCGCGCCGCGTTCCTCGTTTTCGCGGCGCGTGCGAGCATCCGCTCACCCGTGACCCGCTACGTCATCGCTATCCCGTTCCTGCTCGTGGCCATCACGGCGCTCGACTCCACGGCCGTCGCTGCGCACACGTCGCTCGGCCAGCCGCTCGCTGTCGCCGGGACGCTGGTGTTCTGGGCGTTCATGCTCAGGCGCGCGGGCTGGCGCCTGCGGCGCTTGATGGTGCTCGGCCTCGTCGCTGCGACCGCGGGCGAAGCGGTCTTCAGCCTCGGCCTCGGGATGTACCGCTATCGGCTCGGCGGCATCCCGCTCTACGTGCCGCCCGGACACACCTTGCTGTACGCGGCGATCTTCGTCTTCGTGCGCAGGCCGTGGGTGCACCAGCGCGCGCACGTCCTGGCGCCGCTGCTCTTCGGGGTGTGCATCGCGTACACGCTGGGCTGGTACGCGATCGCGCACGATCGATATGGGCTCTGCTGCTTCGCGCTCTTCGCCTTGCTCTGGCTGGTCAACAAGCCGGCGCGGCTCTTCTTCGCGGCGATGTATTTGCTCGTCGCGTTCCTCGAGCAGTGGGGCACGCACTTCGGCTGCTGGCGCTGGCCGCCGGAGCTGCTCGGACGCATCTCGCAAGTTCCCAGCGGCAATCCGCCCAGCGGCGTGGCGCTCTTCTACGTGCTCTTCGATCTGAGCTGCCTCGGGCTCTACTTCTTCGTGCGCTGGCGGAGCTTCGAGCGCTGGGTGGCGCGCACCGTGCACCTGCGCGCGCGGGCCGCGCGGATGTGATGCACCTGGAGCAGGCTTCGTGCGTTGATGAAGGGCATGCGACGCGCACTGGCATTGTCGATCGCGATTTCGCTCGTGGGGTGTGCGCAGCGTCCGTCCCCGGCGCCAGGGCAGGGCGTGGCCGCGGTGGCGTATCGCGACGCGGTGCCCACCTGGCAGCGCCTGGGCACGCGCGCCTTCGCCAAGCACGAGCTCGACGGCACCTACGACGCGCTCACCTATCTCCAATCCGACGACCTCGGCCCGGCCGCGCCGATGATGCTGCACGCGGCGCTGGAGCGGGCGCTTCGCGAGAACCGCGCGGTGGATCTCTTCCTCTTCGTGAATGGGGGCAGCGAGGCGCTCGACGCCGTCCGCGAGCTTGCGCCCGAGCTGCGCGCCAAGCTCCGGCTCGTCTACAACACCGGCGGCGGCGGCGCGTGGCAAGCGTCGGAGTGGCACGCGCTGGGCGCGAAGGCGTACCTCTCGCATCCCGGCTCGGGGAACCTGGCGCCGTTCTTCGTCTTCGACTTCTTGCGCAACTGGAGCGACGGCCAGTCGCTCTCCGACGCCGTGGCCCACTCGAACACCGCGCTGCACCACCGGCTGAGCGGCTTCACCGCGCCGTGGATCCTCTCGGCCGCGGGCTTCAACGCGCGCACCGAGGATCTGCCGTACTGGGAAGAGGCCACGCGCGCCCAGATCACGGGCGACGACAGCGTGGTGTTGCGTTGAAGGCGCTCCTGGCGGCGCTGATCCTCGCGAATCCGGGCGCCGCCGTGCCGGTGTCGCGCGAGCCGCCCGCGGCGGAGCTGAACGAGGTTCAGAAGTTTCTCCAGATGCATCGCCGCGAGCTGGTGCGCGTGTTCAACGACGCGCTCCAGCGCGATCCTGCCCTCCACGGTGCGCTCGCGCTGAAGCTGACGATCGAGACCAGCGGCCAGGTGTCGAAGGCCGAAGCCGTCGACGTCACGCTCAACGATCCCGACGTGGTGAAGAGGCTCTGCCGCGCGGCCGAGGCGTGGAAGCTCGCGCCGCACGCCGGTGGCGCGTGGATCGTGAAGATGCCGCTCAACCTCAAGATGGACTGAGCGCCGTTCGAAGTTGCATCACCGAATTGTTAACAAGTGGGGCTTGCCGCGCGTCGGAGCCAGACGCACCTTGGGCGCCGGAGCAACCCAGCTCCGACAACCAGGACGCGACCATGGATCCCAATGCCGTCTACGCAGAGATCAAGCAGATGCTCGGCACCGTGCCGGCCTTCCTCAAGCTCATCCCCAAGGACGAGCTCGAGGCGGAGTGGAACCTCTTCAAGCACATCGAGCTCGAGGACGGCATCATCCCCAACAAGTACCGCGAGCTGATGGGCGTGGCCATCTCGGCGGCCACCAAGTGCCGCTACTGCGCGCTCTTCCACACCGAGGCTGCCAAGCTCTTCGGCGCCAGCGACGCGGAGATCGAGTACGCCGTGCGTTACGCCAAGAACTCTGCCGGCTGGAGCGCGTACCTGAACGGGATGCAGGTGGACCTCGGCGGCTTCAAGAAGGAGGTCGGCGAGATCGTGGCCTACGTGGCCAGCCAGCAGGGCGGCATGGCCGGCAAGAAGCCGGATCAGAAGACGCCCACCACGCGCATGTAACCAACCGGTTACGTCGTCGCGAACAGCTCGAGCTTGGGGAAGCTCGCGCCGAGGACGCTCTTGGCGTCGAGCTTGAGCCAGCCCTCGAGCACGCTCGCGTACACGGACCGGAAGTCGACGGCGAAGGGCACGTCGCCGTCTTGCAGCTTCGAGAGGTCGGGCGCGGTGCCGTGCAGGCCGCCGCGCACCGGCTTGCCCGCGATGAAGAGCACGCTCCCACCGCCGTGATCCGTGCCGCCGCTGCCGTTCTCCGCCACGCGCCGGCCGAACTCCGAGTACGTCATCACCACCACGCGTTCGCCGAGCCCCTGCGCCTCGAGGTCGTCGAGCAGCGCGCTCACGCCCTCGGAGAGCTGGGACAAGAGATTCTGGTGCTGGCGCTTCTGGTTGGCGTGCGTGTCGAAGCCGCCCAGCGTCACGTGCGCCACGCGGATGCCGAGATCCACCGCGAGGAGCTGGGCGATCAACTTGAGCTGATCGCCAAACGGCCCGCGCGGGTAGGGCACCATCGAGCGCGAGTTGCTCACCGCGCCCTTGAGCACCTCGCTCGACGCCAGCGCGCTCTGGCCCACGCGGGTGAGCGCGCCGAGCGTCGGGTGATCCTTCGTCGGCGCGGCATAGAGCGCGGTGAGCGCGGCCACCAGCGCGGGCGCGTCGCCGGGGAACTTCTTGTCCGGCTGCACGCTGAACGCATCGAGCGACGACAGCGCTGTGGCGGGATTCGCCTTCGCGTAGAGCGCGGGCGAGAGCGAGCCACCGCCCACGCCGAGCAGCGCGAAGCCCTTGGCGTCGACGCCCTTCTTCGAGAGCGCGCGCCCCAGCCAGCCCTCGGGCTCGCGGTACGGCTCGAGCCGCGCCATCTGCCAGATCGCCGTGGAGTCGAAGTGCGAGCGGCTCGGCTTGGGATAACCCACGCCCTGGATGATGGCGAGCTGGTTGGCCTTGAAGCGCGTGTGGAGCTTAACCAAAGCGTTATGCAGCGCCACCTTGCCGTCGAGCTCCAGCGTCTCGTTCGGATCCAGCCCGACCTTCGGACGCAGCTTGCGGTACCGCGGATCCGCCAGCGGCGCGACGGTGTTCAGGCCATCGTTTCCGCCCGCGAGCTGGATGAGCACCAGCGCCGGCCCGGGCGTCGACTTGGGATCTGCGAAGAGCTCGAGCGGAAAGCCGTCCACCGCGAGCGACGCCGCGCCCAGCCCCACCCCTTGCAGAAAGCTCCGCCGCGCGATGGCCATGGTCAGCTCAGCTGGTACTCGGGAGAGGAAATCAGCAGGTGCAACATGCCGCGGACCTTCTCGTCGAGCACGCGCGCGTCGGTGAAGAGCGTGAGGGGCTTGCCCTTGCCGTCCTTCGGCCCTTGCGGATCCGGCGTCTCCACGTAGCGCAGGATGGCGGCGCGCAGCGGCTCCGACGCGCGGCCGTCGAGCAGCGCATTCGCCGCCAGCTCCACCATCTGCTTGGCGCTCGTGGGCCCGATACCACCAAAGACCGCTTCGGGATTCACGTGGCTCGTGCCCTCCGGTCCGCGCGCGGTGGTGATCGAGGCGGCGAAGTTGAAGCGCTCGAACAACGTGCTGGTCGAGATCCACGCCTCTCCGCCGTCCCAGCCCTTCACGCTCGGCGGGTTGAAGAGATCCTGGCCCATGCGCGCCATCAGCCCTGCCACCTGGCGCGGCGCGATCGTGCCGCCCAGGCTGCGAATGGAGCCGATGACGTACTCCGCCGGACTCTTGATGAGCGCGCGGTAGGCTTTCTCCGAGCTGAAGATGGGCGAGAGGAAGATCGCGCGAAGCACCTCACGCACGTCGCCGCGGGTGTCGTGCCAGACCTTCACGAACGGCGCGAGCGTCTTCGGATCCGGATCCGGGTAGACGAAGAACGCGAAGAGCCGCGCCGTGAGCCGCTGCGCCGTCGCCGGGTGATCCGCGAGCGTGGAGAGGACTTCCGTCCCGTCGAAGTTGCCCTGCTTGCCGAGGAACTTCTTCGAGTCGCCGTCGTGCTGGTTCGGATTGAACGCGAAGGCATTGCCGCTGAGGCCCCAGCCGGTGAACGCGCGCGCGGCTTCTTGCACGTCGGTCTCGGTGTACGGCCCGAGCCCGGTGGTGAAGAGCTCCATCACCTCGCGCGCGAAGTTCTCGTTGGGCCGGCCCTTGGTGTTCGACGCGCCGTCCAGGTACACGAGCATCGCCGGGTCGCGCGCCACGCGCTGGAGCAGATCTTCGAAGCGGCCGAGCCCGTGCTCGCGGAAGGTCTGGTTCTGCAGGTACATCAAGTACGGATTGCCGACCTTGTTGTTCGCGGTGGCGAAGTGCCCGTGCCAGAAGAACGCCATCTTCTCCACGAGCGGCCGGCGGCTGTGGATCATCCGGTAGATCCACCACACGCGGACGTCGTCGATGTTGGAGAAGTCGAGCAGCCCGCCAATTTGCTGATCGAGATCGCCGAGGCCGTCGGTCACCTGCGCCGGCTCCACGAGCTCGCGCACCGTGGCTTCGTAGCCCGCGTCGAGCCGCGTCTCGAGCTCACCTGGCGCCGCGCCGAAGCCCGCGCGCCGGAGCAGGTGCGACATGCGCAAGCGGGGATCGATCGAGCTCATGCGACTCCTGGTGACGACGACATCTTAGTTCGACCGATCGTGGCTCGTGACTCGTGGCTCGTGGCTCGTTCGGTGATGTAACAGTTTGTTTTCAATGGAGCGCCGACTGCTGCCAGGCATCGAGCGCGGCGAGCTCGCCCTTGCGCTCGGGCAGGTTCGCGAAGTCGGCGCGCGCGAGCTTCGCCAATTGCACCGCGCGCGTGCGATCGCCGTTGGACGCGATCAGCGCCTTCGCCAGGTTGAACCGAATCTGCGCCACCCAACCCGGGAAGAACGGGTGCGCACTCGAGAGCGTGAGCGCGCGCTCGAGCTGGGTCTTCGCGGCGTCGGGCTGGTTCGCGGCCAGGTTCGCGGCGCCGCCGACCATGAGGTAGCTCACCCACTCCGCGCTGTCGGGCTCGAGCGCCTTCTGCTTGATGGCCAGGATCTGCGCGAAGTCGGCCTGCGCCAGCGCGGCACGGCCGGCCGCGAGGTGCGCGCCGGCGGCGTAGCGGAGCACGTCGGCGAAATCCGGATCCGCGGCGACGCCGAGCTTGTCGCCGAGCGCAGCGGCCTGTGTGGCCTCCGCGAGTCCCCGATCGACCTGACCCGCGGCCACGTCCGCCCACGCAGCGATCGCGAGCGCGATGGCCGAGTCGAGGTTCTCGCCGTTGATCTTGGCGATGCTGAGCACGTGCTGCGCAGCCTGCTCGGCATCGGGGAGGCGGCCCATGTCGGCCTGGAGCTCGGCGAGGTTGGTCCACACCACGCGCACGCCGTTGCTGTCCTGGCCGAAGATGGCGTCGCTCACCGCGAGCGCCTGCTTGTACGTGGCGAGCTCTTCGTCGTAGCGGCCCACGCTGTCGAGCGCGGCGCCGAGGTTGTCGAGGGCGCTGAGCATCTCCGGGTGATCCGCGCCGTACACGCTGCGCGCGAGCTCCACGCCCTTCTGGCAGTGCGCGATCATCTCCGAGCTCTGGCCCTTGCGGTTCTCGACCACGCAGATGGCGTGCTCGAGCTCGTACTGCGCCAGAGGATCGCTGCCCACGCGGGCCGTGAGCGCGCGCGTGCGCTCGGTGAGCGCCTCGAGCTCTGCGGTCGGCCTCCCCGCGAGCGCTGATCCAATCAACAACCGCGACGCCGCGCGCGCCGCGAGCTGATCCATGCGCGAGCTCTCCGCGAGGTCGAGGGCCTGCTTGCCGCTCTGCACCGCGGCAGCGAAGTCGTCGTCCTTGCCCTGCGCGCGGGCGAGCGACATCAGCGCTTGCGCTTGCAGCGGCGCGAAGCCGAGCTGCTGCGCCTCGGCGGCCGCGGCCTGGAAGATGGGGATGGCGTCGCGGTTCTTGCCCACGCCCAAGAGCGCGTTGGCGCCCGCGAGCTTCACGCGCAGCGCTTCGACCTTGGCCGCTGCCTGCGGCGTGGGCTGGTCGATCACCGCGAGCGCGCGGGCGTCGGCGCAATCCGACACTTGTGGAAGCGACGCCATCGCGCCGCTCGCCGCGGCCACCATGGGCTTGTCCGCGTGTTGCAAGAGCGCGCTCACCGCGTGGAGCTCGAGCCGCTGCGACTCGAGGCAATCGAGCCGCAATTGCAGCGCCGCTTCGCTCTGCGCGTGGTCTTCACGCGTCGCACGACACGCGCCCTCGAACGCGCCGACCCACGCGGTCGCGGTTCGATTCATCGACTTCTCGGTGTACGCCCAGGTCGCGTCGGCGCCGTTCACGCCCGAGGCCAGGAACGCGGCCTTCACCGCTTCTTGCGTGGTCGGATCCCAAGTGCCTGCGAGGCGCGTCTGCGGATTGCTGCACGCGTCGCCCGAGCGATGGACGATGAGATCCGCGACGACGGATCCAAGCAAGATCGCGAGAAACGTCGCGCCGCCCGCGGTCACCAGGCGCCGGCGACGCACGCCGGGATCCGCGTCGAGCGCGGCGATGAGCGCGTCCATCGACGGGAAGCGCTCGTCGGGCCGCATCGAGATGCCCTTGAGCAGCACGCGCCGCAGCCACGGCGGGACGTTGGTGCCCTTGGGCGCGTCGCGCGGCGGAACCGGATTCAGCGGGTTCACGCGGCCTTCGAACGGACGTTCGCCGTAGAGCGCCTCCCAGAGCGCGACGCAGAAGCTGAACTCGTCGGTGCGTGCATCGACGGGCGCGGCGAGGGCCTGCTCCGGCGCCATGTAGCCGGGCGTGCCCATCACGGCGCCGGGCCGCGTGAGCGTGGTGTCGAGCGCGTCCTTGCCGCGATCGGAGATGGAATCCTCGCCGGGCTCTTCTTCGTCGCGGCCTTCGATGGCGCGCGCGAGGCCGAAGTCGGTCACCTGCACGCGCCCGTCTTTTCCGAGCAGCACGTTCGACGGCTTGAAGTCGCGGTGGATCAAGCCCGCCTGATGTGCAGCGGCGAGCCCGCGTCCCGCGGCGACGAAGATGGCGAGCACCTCGCGCCACGGCCGCGGCGACTCCACCTCGTCGATCCACTGGCGCACCGTCTTGCCCTCGACGAGCTCGAGCGCGAGGAAGACCTTGTCGCCGTGGGTGCCCACGTCGTGAATGGCCACGACGTTCGGGTGGTGCAGCTTGGCCATCGCCTGCGCTTCGCGGAGCAGGCGGTTCTTGCCGACCGAGGCGCTCTTGCCGCCGGTGCTCTCGGCGCGCATCAGCTTGAGCGCCACCTTGCGATCGAGCTCGGGGTCGTACGCGAGGTACACGATGCCCATGCCGCCCTCGCCGAGCGGGCCGACCACGAGGTAGCGGCCCACGGTCTCGCCGCGGATCATGGGCTGGGAGTTCTCGGGCGGGCGCTCTTCGGCGGGCAGGCCGGGCCGCATGGTGCGCGTCTCGCCGGAGCCGCCCGCGAGCCGCGAGC
This genomic interval from Deltaproteobacteria bacterium contains the following:
- the rimO gene encoding 30S ribosomal protein S12 methylthiotransferase RimO, whose product is MLTLGCSKNRVDSEIMLGTLVERGYALVDDPKDAQTILVNTCAFIGEAKQESVNAILEMAEHKKSGKCDTLIVTGCLTQRYAEELNGELPEVDHFLGTGAYAQVGDILAAELAPRAVIPDPEYIHSASTPRINSLPGYKAFLKISEGCDNKCAFCIIPKLRGGQRSRPIADIVKEAQHLASLGAVELNLIAQDLTAYGYDQPGRPKLHELLKTLCDEVDVRWIRLHYAYPRDFPDALIDVIANEPKIAKYIDMPIQHASDKLLRSMKRGRDSRFLKLLLSKLRARIPNLVMRTSFIVGMPGETEEDFQQLMQFVKEQRFERVGVFEYSQEEGTAAGEMEGQLDARIKSKRRRELMALQRKINREQNKAMIGRRIPVLVEGSSPETEHLLVGRYEGQAPDVDGITYINDGMGYPGEIVTVEVTQTADYDLVGKIVERGEPVKHKARSVKLPLVTQGWSAPQGS
- a CDS encoding aldo/keto reductase; this translates as MTAAAVEADSFTHKYVRALDRRVHRLGLAASYGIPEAGVRKAFDAGVQYVFWNPFARAITQVLKSLKPGDREKLVIATGPTLGFTGGSVRARAEKALKILKTDYLDVFQLFWLGKTSAWTAATERELVHLKESGKVRVLGVSIHDRERAGRLALDSPLDLFMIRYNAAHPGAERDIFPHLSKRQPAIVAYTATDWRKLLKRPSGWKGNVPTAGDCYRFCLSNPHVDIVLNGPKNTAQFDENLAALEKGPLSDAELEELRALGKVVHG
- a CDS encoding SDR family NAD(P)-dependent oxidoreductase, translating into MARVLILGANSAIAAEVARLCAARGDGLYLVGRDAEKLAALRAELSPSMLGVEAADLADTQNNAGVIDRALFAMGGVDLALVAHGLLGDQEKSEHEWAEAERVLTTNYLSAVSLLIPLANALEAQQSGVLAVITSVAGDRGRPRNYTYGSAKGALNIYLQGVRSRLYRAGARVYAIRLGPVETPMTATHPKNALFAQPRPIAEQLLRAVEGRREDLYLPWFWRPIMAVVRNLPEPLFQRIGFLSGR
- a CDS encoding NAD(P)-binding domain-containing protein — translated: MRIVILGPGRIGSALAGLLVDAGHEVMLSAYRDADAAFNLADAIGARMGSLEDAADFGEVFFLTVPHSVVGPVLQRLHDARGVLVDCTNQWGGYVPEGVHSTSEQVAQLVPKLAVVKAFNTIRADELRGRAHSQAPVAVVFSTDSQGAASVVDKLVRDCGFAPLNLGPLSNGLLQEPGSVYFLKVMDLDEALRIAKELESAEGMPPSVPQ
- a CDS encoding AgmX/PglI C-terminal domain-containing protein, whose amino-acid sequence is MKALLAALILANPGAAVPVSREPPAAELNEVQKFLQMHRRELVRVFNDALQRDPALHGALALKLTIETSGQVSKAEAVDVTLNDPDVVKRLCRAAEAWKLAPHAGGAWIVKMPLNLKMD
- a CDS encoding carboxymuconolactone decarboxylase family protein — translated: MDPNAVYAEIKQMLGTVPAFLKLIPKDELEAEWNLFKHIELEDGIIPNKYRELMGVAISAATKCRYCALFHTEAAKLFGASDAEIEYAVRYAKNSAGWSAYLNGMQVDLGGFKKEVGEIVAYVASQQGGMAGKKPDQKTPTTRM
- a CDS encoding DUF1501 domain-containing protein — protein: MAIARRSFLQGVGLGAASLAVDGFPLELFADPKSTPGPALVLIQLAGGNDGLNTVAPLADPRYRKLRPKVGLDPNETLELDGKVALHNALVKLHTRFKANQLAIIQGVGYPKPSRSHFDSTAIWQMARLEPYREPEGWLGRALSKKGVDAKGFALLGVGGGSLSPALYAKANPATALSSLDAFSVQPDKKFPGDAPALVAALTALYAAPTKDHPTLGALTRVGQSALASSEVLKGAVSNSRSMVPYPRGPFGDQLKLIAQLLAVDLGIRVAHVTLGGFDTHANQKRQHQNLLSQLSEGVSALLDDLEAQGLGERVVVMTYSEFGRRVAENGSGGTDHGGGSVLFIAGKPVRGGLHGTAPDLSKLQDGDVPFAVDFRSVYASVLEGWLKLDAKSVLGASFPKLELFATT
- a CDS encoding DUF1800 domain-containing protein, which translates into the protein MSSIDPRLRMSHLLRRAGFGAAPGELETRLDAGYEATVRELVEPAQVTDGLGDLDQQIGGLLDFSNIDDVRVWWIYRMIHSRRPLVEKMAFFWHGHFATANNKVGNPYLMYLQNQTFREHGLGRFEDLLQRVARDPAMLVYLDGASNTKGRPNENFAREVMELFTTGLGPYTETDVQEAARAFTGWGLSGNAFAFNPNQHDGDSKKFLGKQGNFDGTEVLSTLADHPATAQRLTARLFAFFVYPDPDPKTLAPFVKVWHDTRGDVREVLRAIFLSPIFSSEKAYRALIKSPAEYVIGSIRSLGGTIAPRQVAGLMARMGQDLFNPPSVKGWDGGEAWISTSTLFERFNFAASITTARGPEGTSHVNPEAVFGGIGPTSAKQMVELAANALLDGRASEPLRAAILRYVETPDPQGPKDGKGKPLTLFTDARVLDEKVRGMLHLLISSPEYQLS
- a CDS encoding serine/threonine protein kinase; the encoded protein is MSAAPCPVDEVLARFSANLSAPGEAAAVQAHLLECAKCRSRLAGGSGETRTMRPGLPAEERPPENSQPMIRGETVGRYLVVGPLGEGGMGIVYLAYDPELDRKVALKLMRAESTGGKSASVGKNRLLREAQAMAKLHHPNVVAIHDVGTHGDKVFLALELVEGKTVRQWIDEVESPRPWREVLAIFVAAGRGLAAAHQAGLIHRDFKPSNVLLGKDGRVQVTDFGLARAIEGRDEEEPGEDSISDRGKDALDTTLTRPGAVMGTPGYMAPEQALAAPVDARTDEFSFCVALWEALYGERPFEGRVNPLNPVPPRDAPKGTNVPPWLRRVLLKGISMRPDERFPSMDALIAALDADPGVRRRRLVTAGGATFLAILLGSVVADLIVHRSGDACSNPQTRLAGTWDPTTQEAVKAAFLASGVNGADATWAYTEKSMNRTATAWVGAFEGACRATREDHAQSEAALQLRLDCLESQRLELHAVSALLQHADKPMVAAASGAMASLPQVSDCADARALAVIDQPTPQAAAKVEALRVKLAGANALLGVGKNRDAIPIFQAAAAEAQQLGFAPLQAQALMSLARAQGKDDDFAAAVQSGKQALDLAESSRMDQLAARAASRLLIGSALAGRPTAELEALTERTRALTARVGSDPLAQYELEHAICVVENRKGQSSEMIAHCQKGVELARSVYGADHPEMLSALDNLGAALDSVGRYDEELATYKQALAVSDAIFGQDSNGVRVVWTNLAELQADMGRLPDAEQAAQHVLSIAKINGENLDSAIALAIAAWADVAAGQVDRGLAEATQAAALGDKLGVAADPDFADVLRYAAGAHLAAGRAALAQADFAQILAIKQKALEPDSAEWVSYLMVGGAANLAANQPDAAKTQLERALTLSSAHPFFPGWVAQIRFNLAKALIASNGDRTRAVQLAKLARADFANLPERKGELAALDAWQQSALH